From the Candidatus Nomurabacteria bacterium genome, one window contains:
- a CDS encoding FAD-dependent oxidoreductase, with amino-acid sequence MRRINIGIQYDVIIVGAGVGGASLAYVLSNFTSVKHILVLEKGHEIGGGNSHYSQNSQTLHEGDIETNYSLDKSTEVAFATNITKTYLGKFSPEAYRLDQKMVIGVGEKEVLELENRFATIKHLYPKLKKIGRGEIKKLEPNVVEGRDGRVPLSALYTEGYTVDFKKLAKSFLKQSIASGKDVTVKLTTEVQKINKIKGGYRLLTNFGSFTTRTVVFMAGGYSLKFAKELGYAKHWAILPVAGNFYFSNELYLLKGKVYTVQKPKLPFAAVHGDVEINDSSLVRFGPTAKVLPLLERRKGIESLYPFLKTSVWTMKGMISLFKIISDKTLFLYILKNFLYDMPLIGKYFFLQQARKVVPKLQYKDLYFSKKAGGIRHQILNTEIGELEMGEAEIFGEDIIFNIAPSPGASVCLKNSYDYAKKVVEFFEGEFIFDEEAWDEIYSKKEELVS; translated from the coding sequence AAAGCATATTCTGGTCTTGGAAAAAGGTCATGAAATTGGTGGAGGGAATTCTCACTATAGTCAGAATTCTCAAACTCTCCACGAAGGAGATATTGAGACGAATTATAGTTTGGATAAATCTACAGAAGTGGCATTTGCTACGAACATTACAAAAACTTACTTGGGTAAATTTTCTCCAGAAGCATATCGGCTGGATCAGAAGATGGTCATTGGAGTAGGAGAAAAAGAAGTATTGGAGTTAGAGAATCGTTTTGCTACGATAAAACATCTTTATCCTAAACTAAAGAAGATTGGTAGAGGGGAAATCAAAAAGTTGGAGCCAAATGTTGTAGAAGGTAGAGACGGAAGAGTTCCATTGTCTGCGCTATATACCGAAGGGTATACAGTAGACTTCAAAAAGCTCGCCAAATCTTTTCTGAAACAGTCTATTGCGTCTGGAAAAGACGTAACAGTTAAGCTCACTACTGAGGTACAGAAAATAAACAAGATAAAAGGCGGGTATAGATTGCTCACAAATTTTGGAAGTTTCACTACTAGGACGGTTGTGTTTATGGCCGGAGGGTATAGTTTAAAATTCGCTAAAGAATTGGGCTATGCTAAACACTGGGCTATCTTGCCTGTAGCAGGAAACTTTTATTTTTCCAATGAGCTTTATTTGCTCAAAGGAAAAGTGTATACAGTTCAAAAACCAAAGTTACCATTTGCTGCAGTGCATGGTGATGTTGAGATAAATGACTCATCGCTTGTGAGGTTTGGCCCTACTGCGAAAGTATTGCCTCTGCTTGAACGACGAAAGGGAATAGAGAGTTTATATCCTTTTCTGAAAACTTCGGTCTGGACTATGAAGGGTATGATTAGTTTATTTAAAATAATTTCAGACAAGACTTTGTTCTTGTATATTTTGAAAAACTTTTTATACGACATGCCTTTGATTGGTAAATACTTTTTTTTACAACAGGCAAGAAAGGTTGTGCCGAAGCTTCAATACAAAGACCTGTATTTTTCTAAAAAAGCCGGTGGAATTCGCCACCAAATATTGAACACAGAGATCGGTGAGCTCGAGATGGGTGAAGCCGAGATATTTGGTGAAGATATAATATTCAACATTGCGCCATCGCCTGGTGCTAGTGTTTGCCTGAAAAATTCATATGACTATGCAAAAAAGGTCGTTGAATTTTTCGAGGGAGAATTTATCTTCGATGAAGAAGCCTGGGACGAGATTTATTCTAAAAAAGAAGAACTCGTTTCATAA
- the miaA gene encoding tRNA (adenosine(37)-N6)-dimethylallyltransferase MiaA, with translation MLKKQVKKLPIISITGPTSSGKTGASIVLAKYLNKKGVVCEIVSADSRQVYRGLDLLSGKVTKKEMGKIPHHMLSVVNPKKVYSVSDFKKDAEQAINAIHARGNLPVLVGGTGFYVDAITKGVVLPEVPPNNTLRKKLEKYSTLKLCETLKKLDKKRYEKIDTKNRVRLIRAIEIATALGKVPKLETKAKYEVFDVYIDLPDEILKANIRTRLLERLKAGMIREAKKLHDSGISWKRMDELGLECRYVALHLQGKISKNEMIIELEKSTWQYVKRQRTWFKKK, from the coding sequence ATGCTAAAAAAGCAAGTAAAAAAACTACCCATAATCTCTATAACTGGCCCTACATCTTCAGGAAAAACTGGAGCTAGTATTGTGCTAGCTAAATATCTAAACAAAAAAGGTGTTGTGTGTGAGATTGTGTCTGCTGACTCTAGGCAAGTATACCGAGGACTAGACTTACTCTCGGGTAAAGTTACAAAAAAAGAAATGGGTAAAATCCCCCACCATATGTTGAGTGTGGTAAATCCTAAAAAAGTATATTCAGTTTCAGATTTCAAAAAAGATGCAGAGCAAGCGATCAATGCTATACATGCACGCGGTAACTTGCCGGTACTTGTAGGAGGTACAGGATTTTATGTTGATGCGATTACAAAAGGAGTAGTACTACCAGAAGTGCCACCAAACAATACTCTAAGAAAAAAACTTGAAAAATATTCAACTCTGAAACTTTGCGAAACACTCAAGAAACTTGATAAAAAAAGATACGAAAAAATCGACACTAAAAACCGAGTAAGACTAATAAGAGCAATCGAGATTGCAACCGCTCTTGGTAAAGTCCCCAAGCTAGAAACTAAAGCAAAATACGAAGTATTTGATGTATATATAGATTTACCCGATGAAATCCTAAAAGCTAATATACGCACTCGCCTGCTTGAAAGACTAAAAGCCGGCATGATTCGCGAAGCAAAAAAACTCCATGACTCTGGAATATCTTGGAAGCGTATGGACGAACTAGGTCTCGAGTGCAGATACGTCGCGCTTCATCTACAAGGAAAAATATCGAAAAATGAAATGATTATAGAGCTAGAAAAATCAACTTGGCAGTATGTAAAGAGACAAAGAACTTGGTTTAAGAAAAAATAA
- a CDS encoding ParB/RepB/Spo0J family partition protein, producing MQGRYENSIFFIDVDKIEPNPYQPRRDFEEGPLQDLASSIRQYGVLQPLVVSRVEDITDDGGMVTRYELIAGERRLRASKIAGLIQVPAIIRVGDDSMAKLELAIIENLQREDLNAVDRARAFLKLQDEFKFTHAQIGAKMGKSREYVSNTMRLLALPQEILDALSGGKITEGHTRALLMLSDRAEEQAVLFKEIIYKKINVRDAEKYARKIAVERIRNKEYIPDPEIVEMESKLQEALGTRVHIEKKENGGSITIDFFTNDDLQSILAMIKETENRPTLSMLDNFIAKTDSTIDENLNNGVELSPVMVEKIDSIPDDLPVEEIVLEEKVEEVSEDDSDLYNIKSFSI from the coding sequence ATGCAAGGACGTTATGAAAATTCTATATTTTTTATTGATGTAGACAAGATTGAACCAAATCCGTATCAGCCAAGACGTGACTTCGAAGAAGGTCCACTACAGGACCTGGCTTCCTCTATACGTCAGTATGGTGTGCTACAGCCCCTAGTTGTATCACGTGTTGAAGATATTACCGATGATGGTGGTATGGTCACAAGGTACGAGCTTATAGCCGGAGAGAGACGTCTCAGAGCTTCCAAGATTGCAGGGTTGATCCAGGTGCCTGCGATTATTAGAGTAGGTGATGACTCGATGGCAAAACTAGAGCTCGCTATCATAGAAAACCTGCAGCGCGAAGATTTGAATGCAGTAGATCGAGCTAGAGCTTTTCTTAAACTTCAAGATGAATTCAAATTTACTCATGCTCAGATTGGGGCAAAGATGGGTAAGAGTCGTGAGTATGTTTCAAATACAATGCGCTTACTTGCGCTTCCTCAAGAAATATTAGATGCATTGTCTGGTGGAAAAATTACAGAAGGTCACACAAGAGCACTCCTGATGCTTTCTGATAGAGCAGAAGAGCAGGCTGTGTTGTTCAAGGAGATTATTTATAAAAAAATAAACGTTCGTGATGCAGAAAAATATGCACGCAAGATTGCTGTTGAGCGAATTAGAAACAAAGAATATATTCCTGATCCAGAGATTGTTGAGATGGAATCAAAACTACAAGAAGCCTTGGGTACTCGAGTCCATATAGAGAAAAAGGAAAATGGGGGATCTATAACAATAGACTTCTTCACAAACGATGACCTACAATCTATTTTGGCAATGATAAAAGAGACAGAGAACAGGCCTACATTGTCCATGCTTGATAATTTTATAGCAAAGACAGATAGTACAATTGACGAGAATCTGAATAATGGAGTAGAACTCTCTCCTGTTATGGTAGAAAAAATAGACTCAATACCAGATGACTTGCCTGTAGAAGAAATCGTTTTGGAAGAGAAAGTAGAGGAGGTGTCTGAAGATGATTCAGATTTGTATAATATAAAAAGTTTTTCAATATAA
- a CDS encoding bifunctional (p)ppGpp synthetase/guanosine-3',5'-bis(diphosphate) 3'-pyrophosphohydrolase, translated as MPSLKELLKHTNSPNEKDIELITRAYEYAEKAHLPQKRASGEPYFNHVYSTAITLADLGMSSTVIASGLLHDTVEDTEVTEEDLEKIFGKEIQFLVHGITKLGKLKYRGVERNVENMRKFFVSMAEDLRVIVIKLADRLHNIQTLSHLRPDKQKRIALETLEIYAPLANRLGMGKLKGELEDAAFPYAYPKEHALVVELLKEKKEVNAKYLTEVERALKKNFKMQGLNYVSVDQRVKHLYSLYKKMQKYEMDIDKVYDIIAVRVIVENIEQCYQVLGIIHGLWKPLPGRIKDYVATPKPNGYKSIHTTIFTGTGGVVEIQIRTKDMHEQAEYGIAAHFAYKENLNKTKKNKIALQYPWVEELRNAEMNINGSENFLESLKSDFFKDRVFVFTPKGDIIDLPEESCAVDFAYAIHSDIGDHIAGAKVNNKFVSISTKLKSGDIVEVTTKKDVNPSSKWLDYAKTTLARHRIQKYLRENSLLSKFLSFGGK; from the coding sequence ATGCCAAGCTTAAAGGAGCTACTAAAGCACACAAATAGCCCAAACGAAAAAGATATTGAGCTTATTACTCGTGCATATGAATACGCAGAAAAAGCCCATCTACCTCAAAAGAGGGCTAGTGGAGAACCCTATTTCAATCACGTATATTCTACAGCTATTACTCTGGCAGATTTGGGTATGAGTAGTACTGTTATAGCCTCAGGCTTACTTCACGATACTGTCGAAGATACCGAAGTAACCGAAGAAGACTTGGAGAAAATTTTTGGTAAGGAAATACAATTTCTTGTTCACGGAATTACAAAGCTAGGAAAATTAAAATACCGCGGAGTAGAACGTAACGTAGAAAACATGCGAAAATTCTTTGTATCAATGGCTGAAGATTTGCGCGTAATTGTTATAAAGCTTGCCGATCGTTTACACAATATTCAAACCCTTTCACATCTACGCCCTGATAAACAAAAGCGCATTGCACTTGAGACTCTTGAAATATATGCACCACTAGCAAACCGACTCGGTATGGGTAAGCTCAAGGGTGAACTTGAAGACGCAGCATTCCCCTATGCATACCCAAAAGAGCATGCGTTGGTTGTTGAACTTCTAAAAGAAAAAAAGGAAGTAAATGCAAAATATCTTACAGAAGTAGAACGTGCTTTGAAAAAGAATTTCAAAATGCAGGGTTTAAATTATGTTTCTGTCGACCAAAGAGTGAAGCATTTGTATTCACTTTATAAAAAAATGCAGAAATATGAGATGGATATCGACAAAGTCTACGATATTATCGCCGTGCGAGTTATTGTAGAAAACATAGAACAATGTTACCAGGTCTTGGGCATAATACACGGATTATGGAAACCCCTACCCGGCAGAATAAAAGACTATGTTGCAACTCCAAAACCAAACGGGTACAAAAGTATACACACTACTATTTTTACAGGTACAGGTGGAGTAGTGGAAATACAAATCCGCACCAAAGATATGCACGAGCAAGCAGAGTACGGTATTGCCGCACACTTTGCCTACAAAGAAAATCTAAACAAAACAAAGAAAAATAAAATTGCACTTCAATATCCTTGGGTAGAAGAACTACGCAATGCTGAGATGAATATAAACGGTTCCGAGAATTTCCTAGAATCCTTAAAAAGTGATTTCTTCAAAGATCGGGTTTTCGTATTTACACCAAAAGGTGACATTATAGATCTTCCAGAAGAATCTTGTGCTGTGGACTTTGCATATGCAATACATAGTGATATTGGTGATCATATAGCTGGAGCAAAAGTAAACAATAAATTCGTTTCTATATCCACAAAATTGAAAAGTGGAGACATAGTAGAAGTGACTACAAAAAAAGATGTAAATCCTTCAAGCAAGTGGCTTGATTATGCAAAGACTACACTTGCTCGCCACAGAATCCAAAAATATTTACGCGAAAATAGTCTGCTTTCAAAATTCCTATCTTTTGGGGGGAAATAA
- a CDS encoding histidine phosphatase family protein, with amino-acid sequence MNIYIARHGENEDNAKGILNGHRDLPLTDKGYEQARILAGKIKETQINFDVVYSSPLERAYETGRVITRVLRLMNPVVHPLLIERDFGVMTGLKASQIEEVCGSRIIKGEHITYFLDPPEAETFPDLMVRAREFLDFLQEVHSENENILLTCHGDIGKMIYAEFYGLDWEDVLVNFHFGNCDLLLLSKDSPKEDVHVFEFKH; translated from the coding sequence ATGAATATATACATAGCCAGGCATGGCGAAAATGAAGATAATGCAAAAGGTATTCTAAATGGGCATCGTGACCTACCTCTTACAGATAAGGGATATGAACAGGCAAGGATTCTTGCAGGTAAAATAAAAGAAACCCAGATTAATTTCGACGTGGTCTACTCATCTCCACTTGAGCGAGCGTATGAAACAGGGAGAGTCATAACAAGAGTATTGCGTTTGATGAATCCAGTAGTCCATCCTCTATTGATCGAAAGAGACTTTGGTGTTATGACTGGACTCAAGGCCAGTCAAATCGAAGAAGTATGTGGAAGCCGTATTATTAAAGGGGAACACATCACATATTTCCTTGATCCACCAGAAGCTGAAACATTTCCTGACCTGATGGTTCGAGCAAGAGAATTCTTGGATTTTTTGCAAGAAGTTCATAGCGAGAATGAGAATATCTTGCTTACTTGTCATGGAGATATTGGCAAAATGATTTACGCAGAATTTTACGGTCTTGATTGGGAGGATGTTCTTGTAAATTTCCATTTTGGAAATTGCGACTTACTTTTGCTATCTAAAGATTCTCCAAAAGAAGATGTTCACGTGTTTGAATTCAAGCATTAA
- the topA gene encoding type I DNA topoisomerase, which yields MKLLIVESPSKAKTIEKYLDGKYTVRASVGHIRDLPKSNKKAIDIEAGFVPHYENSVGKEKVISELKTLAHKADSIILATDPDREGEAISWHIKQILDADKKVKSDIKRVAFNEITKEAIEEALKHPRDIDEKLVKAQEARRVLDRLVGYDLSGLIWKKVRYGLSAGRVQSPALRIIMEREREIRAFIPEKFWVIDGDFKTSKKEALTLSCVEEPRDEKIVNKILAEGKKGTWKVTDVKETEQKRSARAPFTTSTLQQVASTRLGFSPSRTMQVAQKLYEAGHISYMRTDSTNLSKQAQDQILALIAKKYGKEYAEAHTYKTKSKNAQEAHEAIRPTHVENLREGSTEEQQKLYRLIWERAVSSQMVDAKVLRTKITANIDSDIPDFTANGSRVIFPGWLTVDTDARGEDVELPKVSIGETITLVDLRSTEKETQPPSRYTEAGLVKELESRGIGRPSTYASIMRTIEERGYVTKEGRTLFPTDTGDVVSSFLEANFMDYISDTFTADMEDNLDDIAEGKKEYVKTLKDFYGPFTKDVKAKDKIDKITNLGAGPKEFPCPVCGKEMYIKLGKNGKFLSCADFPNCMGGRTIEGKIMEGPKEIGEPCPLCGTDKDGKQKELTKSGGGKLVIREGRFGMFISCSRYPKCKFIKEDEEERKKKMTGVECPVCKKGEMMERKGRFGIFYSCSNYPDCKNAIKAKPTGRICDMCGSLMMEGTKTIPERCSNNKCPNHRPDKLNKPVK from the coding sequence ATGAAACTCTTAATCGTCGAATCACCATCAAAAGCAAAGACTATAGAAAAGTACTTGGACGGCAAGTACACTGTTCGCGCGTCTGTTGGACATATTCGAGACCTTCCAAAATCAAATAAAAAAGCTATTGATATAGAAGCTGGGTTTGTACCACACTATGAAAATTCTGTTGGTAAAGAAAAAGTCATAAGTGAACTAAAGACCCTTGCACACAAAGCTGATTCTATAATACTTGCAACTGACCCGGACCGTGAAGGAGAGGCTATTTCTTGGCATATAAAACAAATTCTAGATGCAGATAAGAAAGTGAAGAGTGATATCAAGCGCGTAGCTTTCAATGAAATCACAAAAGAAGCAATCGAGGAAGCTCTCAAGCACCCTCGTGATATAGATGAAAAACTTGTAAAAGCCCAAGAAGCTCGTAGAGTATTGGATAGACTTGTCGGCTACGATCTGTCAGGACTTATCTGGAAAAAGGTTCGTTATGGACTTTCAGCTGGACGAGTGCAATCCCCTGCACTTCGTATCATAATGGAACGCGAACGTGAGATTCGTGCTTTTATTCCTGAAAAATTCTGGGTTATTGATGGAGATTTTAAAACTTCAAAAAAAGAAGCTCTAACCCTTTCGTGTGTAGAAGAACCTCGTGATGAGAAAATAGTAAACAAAATTCTTGCAGAAGGTAAAAAAGGAACTTGGAAAGTAACAGACGTAAAAGAAACCGAACAAAAAAGATCAGCACGTGCACCTTTTACTACCTCAACACTTCAGCAAGTTGCTTCAACTCGTCTTGGATTTTCTCCATCCCGCACTATGCAAGTCGCACAGAAACTTTATGAAGCTGGACACATATCGTACATGCGTACAGATTCGACAAATCTTAGTAAACAAGCACAAGATCAGATACTTGCTCTTATCGCAAAAAAATATGGAAAAGAATATGCCGAAGCTCATACTTATAAAACAAAATCCAAAAACGCTCAAGAGGCTCACGAAGCGATCCGCCCGACTCATGTTGAAAATCTTCGCGAAGGCTCCACCGAAGAACAGCAAAAACTATACCGCCTAATCTGGGAAAGAGCTGTTTCTTCACAAATGGTAGATGCAAAAGTGTTGCGTACAAAAATTACAGCAAATATCGATAGTGATATTCCAGACTTCACTGCAAATGGATCACGAGTTATTTTCCCAGGATGGCTCACTGTAGATACAGACGCTCGAGGAGAAGATGTAGAGCTACCAAAAGTTTCTATTGGAGAGACCATAACACTTGTGGACTTACGTAGTACAGAAAAAGAAACACAACCTCCATCTCGATACACTGAAGCTGGACTAGTCAAAGAACTTGAATCTCGCGGTATAGGACGCCCGTCTACATATGCATCAATCATGCGCACAATCGAAGAGCGCGGATATGTAACAAAAGAAGGCCGTACACTTTTCCCTACTGATACAGGTGATGTAGTTTCAAGTTTTCTTGAAGCAAACTTTATGGACTACATATCAGATACATTTACTGCAGATATGGAAGACAATCTCGACGATATTGCCGAAGGTAAAAAAGAATATGTAAAAACTCTAAAAGATTTCTATGGGCCATTTACAAAAGATGTAAAAGCAAAAGACAAAATAGATAAGATTACAAACCTAGGAGCTGGACCAAAAGAATTCCCTTGCCCAGTGTGCGGCAAAGAAATGTACATAAAGCTAGGAAAGAACGGAAAATTTCTTTCTTGTGCAGATTTTCCAAACTGTATGGGTGGAAGAACTATTGAAGGTAAAATCATGGAAGGGCCAAAAGAAATTGGAGAACCTTGCCCACTCTGCGGAACAGATAAAGATGGTAAACAAAAGGAACTTACAAAATCTGGCGGTGGAAAACTAGTAATACGCGAAGGGCGTTTTGGAATGTTTATATCTTGCTCACGTTATCCAAAATGTAAATTTATAAAAGAAGACGAAGAAGAGCGCAAGAAAAAGATGACTGGCGTAGAATGTCCGGTTTGTAAAAAAGGTGAGATGATGGAGCGCAAAGGAAGATTTGGAATATTTTATTCTTGCTCAAACTATCCAGATTGTAAAAACGCAATCAAAGCAAAACCGACAGGCCGTATCTGTGATATGTGCGGAAGCCTTATGATGGAAGGGACGAAGACGATACCTGAACGTTGCAGTAACAATAAGTGTCCTAACCACCGCCCAGATAAACTAAATAAGCCAGTTAAATAA
- the dprA gene encoding DNA-protecting protein DprA: protein MENIEELKKEDFPFGLNEIPEPPKKIYIKGKLPPIGSIYLTIVGSRKYTSYGRDACEMLIEGLRGYPIVIVSGLALGIDTIAHKAAMRAGLKTVAFPGSGLSNKNLYPYSNRGLADSIITQGGCLVSEFEPEQSAAIWTFPRRNRLMAGISKAVLIIEAEEKSGTRITARLATEYNRDVLVVPGSIFSPVSKGTNSLIRLGATPITNSNELLEALGFSVEKKEDINRELEDCSQDEKIILEFLSEPKARDEVLRTIDKSVTEINSILSVLEIKGLIKEEFGEIIRI from the coding sequence ATGGAAAATATAGAAGAACTAAAAAAAGAAGACTTCCCTTTCGGCCTGAATGAAATACCAGAGCCACCTAAAAAAATTTACATCAAAGGCAAGTTACCACCTATTGGTTCTATATATCTAACAATTGTCGGCTCTAGAAAATACACAAGCTATGGACGCGATGCTTGTGAAATGCTAATAGAAGGACTCCGTGGATACCCTATTGTTATAGTTTCAGGACTTGCTCTTGGTATAGACACTATCGCACATAAAGCCGCCATGAGAGCTGGATTAAAGACAGTAGCCTTCCCTGGATCAGGGCTTTCAAATAAAAATCTTTATCCGTATTCAAATAGAGGTCTTGCGGATAGCATAATTACACAAGGAGGATGTCTTGTTTCTGAATTTGAGCCAGAACAATCTGCGGCTATATGGACCTTCCCAAGACGCAATCGTCTAATGGCCGGAATATCAAAAGCTGTGCTAATAATAGAAGCTGAAGAAAAATCAGGAACTCGCATAACCGCGCGTCTTGCTACTGAATACAATAGAGATGTTTTAGTGGTCCCGGGCTCTATATTCTCTCCTGTATCAAAAGGAACAAATTCGTTGATTAGACTTGGTGCAACACCTATAACAAATTCCAACGAACTATTAGAAGCCTTAGGTTTTTCTGTTGAGAAAAAAGAGGATATAAACCGTGAATTGGAAGATTGCTCTCAGGACGAAAAGATAATTTTAGAATTTTTAAGTGAACCAAAAGCACGTGACGAAGTTCTGCGCACCATAGATAAATCCGTTACAGAAATAAACTCCATATTATCAGTATTGGAGATAAAAGGTCTTATAAAAGAAGAGTTCGGAGAGATCATAAGAATTTAA